In Thermoanaerobaculales bacterium, one DNA window encodes the following:
- the tkt gene encoding transketolase, with protein MDTTFDALDERSVTTIRTLAMDAVERAASGHPGTPMALAPVAYALFTRFLKHNPADPSWPDRDRFVLSCGHASTLLYSALHLTGYELALDEIQGFRQWGSRTPGHPEHGLTPGVEITSGPLGQGCGASVGMAIAEAHLAARFNRPGHVVVDHRTWVLCSDGDLMEGVTSEAASLAGHLRLSKLTWIWDDNRITIEGSTELAFSEDVARRFEAYGWRVLRVDDANDLPAVAAAMAAAGATTDRPTLIAVRSHIAWGAPAKQGTADAHGAPLGEDEVRAAKRAYGWPEEQHFLVPNEVRERCRQTDRGGAAQAAWAVRVAAWKERFPELAEEWERRLAGALPEGWSAGLPVFEEGGKGIATRIASGKALNSIAGRLPELLGGSADLAPSCKTLIDGSGDLTADTPGERNLHFGIREHGMAAVLNGLALHGGIRPYGSTFLVFADYLRPALRLAALMGLPVTYVFTHDSIWVGEDGPTHQAVEQLASLRAIPNLVVLRPADANETAAAWRVAVERRDGPTALALSRQNLPVLAGTAERAASGVAAGAYVLEEGAGAPAVVLIASGSEVALAAAARGQLAARGISARVVSMPSWELFAAQPASYRERVLPPRVPRLAIEAGVTMGWSRWVGEGGDALGLDRFGASAPGKVAAANLGFTAEAVVERALALLEGTGVRG; from the coding sequence GTGGACACCACCTTCGATGCTCTCGACGAGCGGTCCGTCACCACCATCCGCACCCTCGCCATGGACGCGGTCGAGCGGGCCGCCTCCGGGCACCCGGGGACCCCGATGGCGCTCGCGCCGGTGGCCTACGCCCTGTTCACCCGCTTCCTCAAGCACAACCCGGCGGACCCGTCGTGGCCGGACCGCGATCGCTTCGTGCTGTCGTGCGGCCACGCCTCGACCCTGCTCTACTCCGCGCTCCACCTGACCGGCTACGAGCTCGCCCTCGACGAGATACAGGGCTTCCGCCAGTGGGGGTCGCGCACCCCCGGCCACCCCGAGCACGGCCTCACGCCCGGGGTCGAGATCACCTCCGGCCCGCTCGGCCAAGGCTGCGGCGCGTCGGTCGGCATGGCGATCGCCGAGGCCCACCTGGCGGCGCGCTTCAACCGGCCCGGACACGTCGTGGTCGACCACCGGACCTGGGTGCTGTGCTCGGATGGCGACCTCATGGAGGGCGTGACGAGCGAGGCCGCGTCGCTCGCCGGTCACCTGCGGCTTTCCAAGCTGACCTGGATCTGGGACGACAACCGGATCACCATCGAGGGCTCGACCGAGCTCGCCTTCAGCGAGGACGTGGCGCGGCGATTCGAGGCCTACGGCTGGCGGGTGCTGCGGGTCGACGACGCCAACGACCTCCCGGCGGTGGCCGCGGCCATGGCGGCGGCCGGCGCCACCACCGATCGGCCGACCCTGATCGCGGTGCGATCGCACATCGCCTGGGGAGCGCCCGCCAAGCAGGGCACCGCCGACGCCCACGGCGCGCCGCTCGGCGAGGACGAGGTGCGCGCCGCCAAGCGCGCCTACGGCTGGCCCGAAGAGCAGCACTTCCTGGTCCCGAACGAGGTGCGCGAGCGCTGCCGCCAGACCGATCGCGGCGGCGCCGCGCAGGCCGCCTGGGCCGTCCGGGTGGCGGCATGGAAGGAGCGCTTCCCCGAGCTCGCCGAGGAGTGGGAGCGGCGGCTCGCGGGCGCGCTGCCCGAGGGCTGGTCGGCGGGCCTGCCGGTGTTCGAGGAGGGCGGCAAGGGGATCGCGACCCGGATCGCCTCGGGCAAGGCGCTCAATTCGATCGCCGGCCGCCTGCCGGAGCTGCTCGGCGGGTCCGCCGATCTGGCGCCCTCCTGCAAGACCCTGATCGACGGCAGCGGCGACCTGACCGCGGACACGCCGGGGGAGCGCAACCTGCACTTCGGCATCCGCGAGCACGGCATGGCCGCGGTCCTCAACGGCCTCGCCCTCCACGGCGGCATCCGGCCCTACGGGTCGACCTTCCTGGTCTTCGCCGACTACCTGCGGCCGGCGCTCCGGCTCGCCGCCCTGATGGGGCTGCCGGTGACCTACGTCTTCACCCATGACTCGATCTGGGTCGGCGAGGACGGCCCGACCCACCAGGCGGTGGAGCAGCTGGCATCGCTGCGCGCGATCCCGAACCTCGTGGTGCTGCGGCCGGCCGACGCCAACGAGACGGCGGCGGCGTGGCGGGTGGCGGTGGAGCGCCGCGACGGCCCGACCGCGCTGGCGCTCAGCCGCCAGAACCTGCCGGTCCTGGCGGGCACCGCCGAGCGGGCGGCGTCCGGGGTCGCGGCCGGCGCCTACGTGCTCGAGGAGGGCGCCGGAGCCCCGGCCGTGGTCCTGATCGCCAGCGGCTCCGAGGTCGCGCTGGCGGCCGCCGCCCGCGGGCAGCTCGCGGCGCGGGGGATTTCGGCGCGGGTGGTGTCGATGCCGTCGTGGGAGCTGTTCGCGGCGCAGCCGGCGAGCTACCGGGAACGGGTGCTGCCGCCGCGGGTCCCGAGGCTGGCGATCGAGGCGGGGGTGACCATGGGCTGGTCCCGGTGGGTGGGGGAGGGCGGCGACGCGCTCGGCCTCGACCGCTTCGGGGCGTCCGCGCCGGGCAAGGTGGCCGCCGCCAACCTCGGCTTCACGGCCGAGGCGGTGGTCGAGCGGGCGCTGGCGCTGCTCGAGGGGACAGGGGTCAGGGGATAG
- a CDS encoding phosphoglycerate kinase, whose translation MSLPSLGDLRDLAGARVLLRLDLNVPVKAGVVQDATRIEAALPTLRWLLERASVVAACSHLGDAKGGAPDPAYSLAPVVAVLEQALGRPVRFLPDCLDPAAAEAAPGSLLLLENLRFHKGEKANDPEFAKRLAAPFSHYVNDAFGTAHRAHASVAAAPALFSAGRKAAGVLMEREVAALSRMVVSPEQPYVAIVGGAKISTKTAPLAALLERVEVLLIGGGMANTMLLAQGRSVGRSLVEQEMLETATSVLQRAKERGVRLELPSDVVVADSIASPARVEVVAAGAVPADLMIVDIGPASRERYAAAIAAARTAFWNGPMGVFETEQFAAGTMAVAAALAASKAFTVVGGGESVMAVHRAGVAGAIGHVSTGGGASLQYLTGEVLPAIAALEA comes from the coding sequence ATGAGCCTGCCTTCGCTCGGCGACCTGCGCGATCTCGCCGGCGCCCGCGTCCTGCTCCGGCTCGACCTCAACGTCCCGGTGAAGGCCGGTGTCGTCCAGGACGCCACCCGGATCGAGGCAGCGCTGCCGACCCTGCGCTGGCTGCTCGAGCGGGCGAGCGTGGTCGCGGCATGCTCGCATCTCGGCGACGCCAAGGGCGGCGCGCCCGACCCAGCCTACTCGCTCGCCCCGGTGGTCGCGGTCCTGGAGCAGGCCCTCGGGCGGCCGGTGCGCTTCCTCCCTGACTGCCTCGACCCGGCGGCCGCCGAGGCCGCCCCCGGCTCGCTGCTGCTGCTCGAGAACCTCAGGTTCCACAAGGGCGAGAAGGCCAACGACCCCGAGTTCGCCAAGCGCCTCGCGGCGCCATTCAGCCACTACGTCAACGACGCCTTCGGCACCGCCCACCGCGCCCACGCCTCGGTGGCCGCCGCGCCGGCGCTGTTTTCGGCCGGCCGCAAGGCCGCCGGCGTGCTCATGGAGCGGGAGGTGGCGGCCCTCTCGCGGATGGTCGTGAGCCCCGAGCAGCCCTACGTGGCGATCGTCGGCGGCGCCAAGATCTCGACCAAGACCGCCCCGCTTGCGGCCCTGCTCGAACGGGTCGAGGTGCTGCTGATCGGCGGCGGCATGGCGAACACGATGCTGCTCGCCCAGGGCCGCTCGGTCGGCCGTTCGCTGGTCGAGCAGGAAATGCTCGAGACGGCGACCTCGGTGCTGCAGCGGGCCAAGGAGCGGGGCGTCCGGCTCGAGCTGCCCTCGGACGTGGTGGTGGCCGACTCGATCGCGAGCCCGGCCCGGGTCGAGGTGGTGGCGGCCGGCGCGGTGCCGGCTGACCTGATGATCGTCGACATCGGACCGGCATCGCGGGAGCGCTACGCGGCGGCGATCGCGGCTGCCCGGACGGCGTTCTGGAACGGCCCGATGGGGGTCTTCGAAACCGAGCAGTTCGCCGCCGGCACGATGGCGGTGGCCGCGGCGCTCGCCGCCTCGAAGGCGTTCACGGTGGTCGGCGGCGGCGAGTCGGTGATGGCGGTCCACCGCGCCGGGGTCGCCGGCGCCATCGGCCACGTGTCGACCGGCGGCGGCGCCTCGCTGCAGTACCTCACCGGCGAGGTCCTGCCCGCGATCGCGGCCCTGGAGGCGTGA
- a CDS encoding type II toxin-antitoxin system RelE/ParE family toxin has product MERGRYSIIFARSASKELESLEPKVIARVLPRVKALSENPRPSGCKKLAGGVDAWRIRIGDYRVIYRVDDTVSLVTVMVVRHRSKAYE; this is encoded by the coding sequence ATGGAGAGAGGTAGGTACTCGATCATCTTCGCTCGGTCGGCGAGCAAGGAGCTCGAGTCTCTCGAACCCAAAGTCATTGCGCGAGTGCTCCCACGAGTCAAGGCCCTCTCCGAGAACCCACGACCATCCGGCTGCAAGAAGCTCGCGGGAGGTGTCGATGCCTGGCGCATCCGGATCGGTGATTACCGCGTCATCTACCGTGTCGACGACACCGTGTCATTGGTGACGGTGATGGTCGTGCGTCACCGCAGCAAGGCGTACGAGTGA
- the tal gene encoding transaldolase: MNPLRSLWDDFGQAVWLDYIERDLITGGGLRRLVAADGIRGVTSNPSIFHQAITRGEAYGAAIDALLAERPRLSTAELYEALVIEDIRGAADVLRAVYDESDGSDGFVSLEVSPHLAADPRRTVEEARRLWREVARPNLMIKVPATAAGLPAIEQLIGGGINVNVTLMFSLAHYEAVAAAYLAGLGHAAEPARAASVASFFVSRVDTVIDAQLEAVGTAEALALRGVAAVANAGLAYRRFQEIFHGDGFAPLARRGARVQRPLWASTSTKNPSYPDVKYVEELVAPETVNTIPTATLDAYRDHGRPRRALAESAGGHAADLERIRRLGVDVDRVTEQLQVDGVAAFARSFDQLMAALDEARQRRGAR; the protein is encoded by the coding sequence ATGAACCCACTGCGCAGCCTCTGGGACGACTTCGGCCAGGCGGTGTGGCTGGACTACATCGAGCGCGACCTGATCACCGGTGGCGGCCTCCGGAGGCTGGTGGCGGCCGACGGCATCCGCGGCGTCACCAGCAACCCGTCGATCTTCCATCAGGCGATCACCAGGGGCGAGGCGTACGGCGCGGCGATCGACGCGCTGCTCGCGGAGCGGCCGCGGCTGTCGACCGCTGAGCTCTACGAGGCGCTCGTCATCGAGGACATCCGGGGCGCCGCCGACGTGCTGCGCGCCGTGTACGACGAGTCTGACGGCAGCGACGGCTTCGTCAGCCTCGAGGTGTCGCCGCACCTCGCGGCCGACCCCCGGCGCACCGTCGAGGAGGCGCGCCGGCTGTGGCGGGAGGTCGCCCGCCCGAACCTGATGATCAAGGTGCCGGCCACTGCGGCCGGGCTGCCCGCCATCGAGCAGCTGATCGGCGGCGGCATCAACGTCAACGTGACCCTGATGTTCTCGCTCGCCCACTACGAGGCGGTGGCCGCCGCGTACCTGGCGGGACTCGGGCACGCCGCCGAGCCGGCGCGAGCGGCGTCGGTGGCGTCGTTCTTCGTCAGCCGGGTCGACACCGTGATCGACGCCCAGCTCGAGGCTGTCGGCACCGCCGAGGCGCTGGCGCTGCGCGGCGTCGCGGCGGTCGCCAACGCCGGCCTCGCCTACCGGCGCTTCCAGGAGATCTTCCACGGCGACGGCTTCGCGCCGCTCGCCCGGCGCGGCGCGCGCGTGCAGCGGCCGCTGTGGGCGAGCACCAGCACCAAGAACCCGAGCTACCCGGACGTCAAGTACGTCGAGGAGCTGGTGGCGCCGGAGACCGTGAACACGATCCCGACCGCGACCCTGGACGCCTACCGCGACCACGGCCGTCCCCGACGAGCGCTCGCCGAGAGCGCCGGCGGTCACGCCGCCGATCTCGAGCGGATCCGGCGCCTTGGCGTCGACGTCGACCGGGTCACCGAGCAGCTCCAGGTCGACGGTGTCGCCGCCTTCGCCCGCTCCTTCGACCAGCTGATGGCGGCGCTCGACGAGGCGCGACAGCGGCGCGGCGCGCGGTAG
- a CDS encoding PTS sugar transporter subunit IIA: protein MRLSGQLASGLVLIDPDVADRDGLLHLFGSVFQAAGLIADGEEVARRLLARERVMSTGIGGGIAVPHAQVPGLGRLAMAASTHPSGIPYPAVDEQSVRLTFCLVGDSTTAADHLAGLARLARLACRSDFLEGLVGAETASDFLERLGRLEGE from the coding sequence GTGCGTCTCTCCGGCCAGCTGGCGAGCGGCCTGGTGCTCATCGACCCCGACGTGGCGGACCGCGACGGGCTGCTGCACCTGTTCGGGTCGGTCTTCCAGGCGGCGGGCCTGATCGCCGACGGCGAGGAGGTGGCGAGGCGCCTGCTCGCGCGCGAGCGCGTCATGTCGACCGGGATCGGCGGCGGGATCGCGGTCCCCCACGCCCAGGTCCCGGGCCTCGGCCGGCTCGCCATGGCCGCCTCGACCCACCCGTCCGGCATCCCCTACCCGGCCGTCGACGAGCAGTCGGTGCGGCTGACCTTTTGCCTGGTCGGCGACAGCACCACCGCCGCCGACCACCTCGCCGGGCTCGCGCGGCTGGCCCGGCTCGCCTGCCGCAGCGATTTCCTCGAGGGCCTGGTCGGCGCCGAGACCGCCTCCGACTTCCTCGAGCGGCTCGGCCGTCTGGAGGGGGAGTAG
- the secG gene encoding preprotein translocase subunit SecG — translation MTVLLVIVYVLVCIFLILVVLLQQGKGADLAGAFGGAGSQASFGPRTGTNVMHRLTTVSFVLFVVLSMTLAIMSGKRHGSVMEAVATSPPPAAEQAPAGQGTPDLTGPVEGEVIPAPEQAPADAEQPPGS, via the coding sequence GTGACCGTACTGCTCGTCATCGTGTACGTCCTGGTGTGCATCTTCCTGATCCTCGTCGTGCTCCTGCAGCAGGGCAAGGGCGCCGACCTCGCCGGCGCGTTCGGCGGCGCCGGCAGCCAGGCCTCGTTCGGGCCGCGCACCGGGACCAACGTCATGCACCGCCTGACGACGGTGTCGTTCGTGCTCTTCGTGGTGCTGTCGATGACCCTCGCGATCATGTCCGGCAAGCGCCACGGATCGGTGATGGAGGCGGTCGCGACCAGCCCGCCGCCGGCCGCCGAGCAGGCGCCGGCGGGCCAGGGAACGCCGGATCTCACCGGACCGGTGGAGGGCGAGGTCATCCCCGCGCCGGAGCAGGCCCCAGCGGATGCGGAGCAGCCGCCGGGCTCCTGA
- the gap gene encoding type I glyceraldehyde-3-phosphate dehydrogenase: MNVKVAINGFGRIGRLVARHLKVRKGFDLVAINDLTSPDMLGYLFEYDSVHGRYRGTVEVAGTDLIIDGDRMQVLAERDPASLPWGSLGVDYVIEATGLFVSRAKAGAHLEAGAKKVIITAPGKEVDATFVVGVNHESYDPAAHHVVSNASCTTNCLAPMAKVVHETVGIRHGWLTTIHAYTNDQRILDVQHSKDMRRARAAAVNIIPTSTGAAKAIGLVYPELAGKLDGAAMRVPVPDASVCDLTFVAGREGNVSELRAAFVDAAAGSLKGILKATEVPIVSSDVIGETHSTVIDLPLVSQVAPDFFRVVGWYDNENAYALRCVDLLEFMAGRDRA, from the coding sequence ATGAACGTCAAGGTCGCGATCAACGGTTTCGGCAGGATCGGTCGGCTGGTTGCCCGCCACCTCAAGGTCCGCAAGGGCTTCGACCTGGTGGCGATCAACGACCTCACCTCGCCGGACATGCTGGGCTATCTGTTCGAGTACGACTCGGTCCACGGCCGCTACCGCGGAACCGTCGAGGTCGCGGGGACCGACCTGATCATCGACGGCGACCGGATGCAGGTGCTCGCCGAGCGCGACCCCGCCAGCCTGCCCTGGGGAAGCCTGGGCGTCGACTACGTGATCGAGGCCACCGGGCTGTTCGTGAGCCGCGCCAAGGCCGGCGCCCACCTCGAGGCCGGCGCCAAGAAGGTCATCATCACCGCCCCCGGCAAGGAGGTCGACGCCACCTTCGTGGTCGGCGTCAACCACGAGTCCTACGACCCCGCCGCCCACCACGTGGTGTCCAACGCCTCCTGCACCACCAACTGCCTGGCGCCAATGGCCAAGGTGGTGCACGAGACGGTCGGCATCCGCCACGGCTGGCTGACCACGATCCACGCCTACACCAACGACCAGCGCATCCTCGACGTCCAGCACTCCAAGGACATGCGGCGCGCGCGCGCAGCGGCGGTCAACATCATCCCGACCTCGACCGGCGCCGCCAAGGCGATCGGCCTGGTCTACCCGGAGCTCGCCGGCAAGCTCGACGGCGCCGCGATGCGGGTGCCGGTGCCGGACGCCTCGGTCTGCGACCTCACCTTCGTGGCGGGCCGCGAGGGCAACGTGTCGGAGCTGCGTGCCGCCTTCGTCGACGCCGCCGCCGGCTCGCTCAAAGGCATCCTCAAGGCGACCGAGGTCCCGATCGTGTCGTCGGACGTCATCGGCGAGACCCACTCCACCGTCATCGACCTGCCGCTGGTCTCGCAGGTCGCTCCGGACTTCTTCCGGGTGGTCGGCTGGTACGACAACGAGAACGCCTACGCCCTGCGCTGCGTCGACCTGCTCGAGTTCATGGCCGGGAGGGACCGGGCATGA
- a CDS encoding nuclear transport factor 2 family protein: MGKQRSEEHEVVALERAALERWGKGDPGGFLEICAPDVVYFDPSLERRVDGLAALTRYYEGLWGTVSFERFELINPQVHVVGDAAILTFNYASYGAAGVPSRWNCTEVFRRTGDTWRIIQTHWSYTIAKRA, from the coding sequence ATGGGGAAGCAACGGTCGGAAGAGCACGAGGTCGTCGCGCTGGAGCGCGCCGCGCTCGAGCGCTGGGGGAAGGGCGATCCGGGCGGCTTTCTCGAGATCTGTGCGCCCGACGTCGTCTACTTCGACCCGAGCCTGGAGCGGCGAGTCGACGGGCTGGCGGCGCTGACCCGCTACTACGAGGGTCTGTGGGGGACGGTGAGCTTCGAGCGCTTCGAGCTGATCAACCCGCAGGTCCACGTGGTGGGGGACGCGGCGATCCTGACCTTCAACTACGCCTCCTACGGTGCGGCCGGCGTGCCGTCCCGTTGGAACTGCACCGAGGTCTTCCGGCGGACGGGCGACACCTGGCGGATCATCCAGACCCACTGGTCCTACACGATCGCGAAGCGGGCGTGA
- the dnaX gene encoding DNA polymerase III subunit gamma/tau: MTYQVLARAWRPQRFEELLGQDAVVQTLRNALASGTLGHAYLFSGLRGVGKTTAARLLAKAVNCAEGPTPEPCGHCVSCREIADGSSLDAVEIDGATHTKVDEVRDLQELLRFHPTRDRFRVVIVDEVHMLSKAAFNALLKSIEEPPPYVLWVFATTERHKVPATILSRCQQLEFRPVATERIAARLLEIAEHDSFELAASAAESIARAAEGSVRDALSLLDQLRAFGADRVDDETVAAVLGVPRFEVMVELLEALAAGEAAAGLAVLKRELEAGHDAALLYREVGRALRAAVHCVLDPALELALTEDQRGRLRPFAEGLGVDALTRMLGLWADQEPVVRDAGNRELALEVAALRLARWPAVQRLEELLAGAPGGTLPQGGTPGPGRGRAGGTASGAGDPRSRLAAVLWDGQPRLASAVEQAEVSLEQDALVLRFGGGTGALASFASSQASVQALEAASTAAFGGARRARVEGGEPVDRGGAADEVGRAALSDPGVELARRVLGGEIVAVRPDGEPA; encoded by the coding sequence ATGACGTATCAGGTGCTGGCGAGGGCGTGGCGGCCGCAGCGCTTCGAGGAGCTCCTCGGCCAGGATGCGGTGGTGCAGACCCTGCGCAACGCCCTGGCGTCCGGGACCCTCGGCCACGCCTACCTGTTCTCGGGCCTGCGCGGGGTCGGCAAGACGACCGCGGCGCGGCTGCTTGCCAAGGCGGTCAACTGCGCCGAGGGACCGACCCCTGAACCCTGCGGCCACTGCGTGTCGTGCCGGGAGATCGCCGACGGCTCGAGCCTCGATGCGGTGGAGATCGACGGCGCGACCCACACCAAGGTCGACGAGGTCCGTGACCTTCAGGAGCTGCTCCGCTTCCACCCCACCCGCGACCGCTTCCGGGTGGTGATCGTGGACGAGGTCCACATGCTCTCGAAGGCGGCCTTCAACGCCCTGCTCAAGAGCATCGAGGAGCCGCCGCCCTACGTGCTGTGGGTGTTCGCCACCACCGAGCGGCACAAGGTCCCGGCGACCATCCTGTCGCGCTGCCAGCAGCTTGAGTTCCGGCCAGTGGCGACCGAGCGGATCGCGGCGCGCCTGCTCGAGATCGCCGAGCACGACTCCTTCGAGCTGGCGGCGAGCGCCGCCGAGTCGATCGCCCGCGCCGCCGAGGGCAGCGTGCGCGACGCGCTCTCGCTGCTCGACCAGCTGCGAGCCTTCGGCGCCGACCGGGTCGACGACGAGACGGTGGCGGCGGTGCTCGGGGTCCCCCGCTTCGAGGTCATGGTCGAGCTCCTCGAGGCCCTGGCCGCGGGCGAGGCCGCGGCCGGGCTCGCCGTGCTCAAGCGCGAGCTCGAGGCCGGCCACGACGCCGCACTGCTCTACCGGGAGGTCGGCCGGGCGCTGCGGGCGGCGGTGCACTGCGTCCTCGACCCGGCGCTCGAGCTGGCGCTGACCGAGGACCAGCGAGGGCGGCTGCGGCCGTTCGCCGAGGGCCTCGGCGTCGATGCCCTGACCCGGATGCTCGGGCTGTGGGCGGACCAGGAGCCGGTGGTGCGCGACGCCGGCAACCGCGAGCTCGCGCTCGAGGTGGCGGCGCTGCGCCTCGCCCGGTGGCCCGCAGTGCAGCGGCTGGAGGAGCTGCTGGCCGGGGCGCCCGGCGGGACGCTCCCGCAGGGGGGTACGCCAGGCCCCGGCCGCGGCCGCGCCGGGGGCACGGCGAGCGGGGCCGGCGACCCGCGGTCGCGGCTCGCCGCCGTGCTCTGGGACGGCCAGCCGCGGCTCGCGAGCGCGGTCGAGCAGGCCGAGGTCTCGCTCGAGCAGGATGCGCTGGTGCTGCGCTTCGGCGGCGGGACCGGGGCCCTGGCCTCGTTCGCGTCCTCTCAGGCGTCGGTCCAGGCGCTTGAGGCGGCGTCCACGGCCGCCTTCGGTGGCGCGCGGCGGGCGCGCGTCGAGGGCGGAGAGCCGGTGGACCGGGGCGGCGCGGCCGACGAGGTCGGCCGGGCGGCGCTCAGCGACCCGGGCGTCGAGCTCGCCCGGCGCGTGCTGGGCGGGGAGATCGTCGCCGTGCGGCCGGACGGGGAGCCGGCGTGA
- a CDS encoding roadblock/LC7 domain-containing protein — protein sequence MGSSLVMYQEEFDRISQVLNRLKVDANAKIVFLVDKNGQQIAGAGEIDLVDTTSLASLTAGNVAATDGLARLIGEREFTILFHEGRKDNIHISIVGQRLILVVIFDERSSLGLVRLRVRKASGSVERILNEMEEKAQRVGAGDAASPFAEITDEDIDALFSE from the coding sequence GTGGGTTCCAGCCTCGTCATGTACCAGGAGGAGTTCGACCGGATCTCTCAGGTCTTGAACCGCCTCAAGGTGGATGCCAACGCCAAGATCGTGTTCCTGGTCGACAAGAACGGGCAGCAGATCGCCGGCGCCGGCGAGATCGACCTCGTGGACACGACCTCGCTGGCGTCGCTCACCGCCGGGAACGTGGCGGCGACCGACGGGCTCGCCCGGCTGATCGGCGAGCGCGAGTTCACGATCCTGTTCCACGAGGGGCGCAAGGACAACATTCACATCTCGATCGTGGGGCAGCGCCTGATCCTGGTCGTGATTTTCGACGAGCGCTCCTCGCTCGGCTTGGTGCGGCTGCGGGTGCGCAAGGCCTCGGGATCGGTGGAGCGGATCCTCAACGAGATGGAGGAGAAGGCGCAGCGGGTCGGCGCCGGGGACGCGGCGTCGCCGTTTGCGGAGATCACCGACGAGGACATCGACGCGCTGTTTTCCGAATGA
- the tpiA gene encoding triose-phosphate isomerase yields MAARRPLVVGNWKMHKGVAETAAFLEALLQADVPGSVEVVVCPPFTSLPHAAMLLTGSAVGLGAQNVHWEDHGAFTGEVAAPMLLELGVRWAIVGHSERRALFGETDDTVVRRAARAQAAGLDVILCIGETLAEREAGATLAVLERQIRGIGALDPAHLVLAYEPVWAIGTGRNATTEQAQEAHAELRRRLAGTFGAGPAQRLRILYGGSLKPANARELLAQADVDGGLIGGASLDVDSFCAIMRDAAESAAGVDS; encoded by the coding sequence ATGGCCGCGCGACGGCCGCTGGTGGTCGGCAACTGGAAGATGCACAAGGGCGTGGCGGAGACCGCCGCGTTCCTCGAGGCCCTGCTCCAGGCGGACGTCCCCGGCAGCGTCGAGGTCGTGGTCTGCCCGCCCTTCACCTCGCTGCCCCACGCCGCGATGCTGCTGACCGGCTCGGCCGTCGGCCTCGGCGCCCAGAACGTCCACTGGGAGGACCACGGGGCGTTCACCGGCGAGGTCGCGGCGCCGATGCTCCTCGAGCTCGGCGTGCGCTGGGCGATCGTCGGCCACAGCGAACGCCGCGCGTTGTTCGGCGAGACCGACGACACCGTCGTGCGGCGCGCGGCCCGCGCCCAGGCGGCCGGCCTCGACGTCATCCTGTGCATCGGCGAGACGCTGGCCGAGCGCGAGGCCGGCGCCACGCTCGCCGTTCTCGAGCGGCAGATCCGCGGCATCGGCGCCCTCGACCCGGCCCACCTGGTGCTGGCCTACGAGCCGGTGTGGGCGATCGGCACCGGCCGCAACGCCACCACAGAGCAGGCCCAGGAGGCGCATGCCGAGCTACGGCGGCGGCTTGCCGGGACCTTCGGCGCCGGTCCGGCGCAGCGGCTGCGGATCCTCTACGGCGGCAGCCTCAAGCCCGCCAACGCCCGTGAGCTGCTCGCGCAAGCGGACGTCGACGGGGGCCTGATCGGCGGCGCAAGTCTTGACGTCGACTCGTTTTGCGCTATCATGCGCGATGCGGCCGAGAGCGCCGCCGGAGTTGATTCGTGA
- the recR gene encoding recombination mediator RecR, with product MELRPRAVRRLLEQLERLPGIGPRTARALVEHLLTVDAGEVAELAESLAALRREVRLCEQCFLLTEEERCPVCLDPGRDRSTILVVEEPTTAWAVEATREYRGLYHALLGHLSPLHGVGPEDLTIDRLEERCRGGEVREVILATNPTVEGETTALYIVRRLQPLGLTVSRPASGIPVGGELSAVDQLTLAQALQLRRKV from the coding sequence GTGGAGCTGAGGCCGCGCGCCGTCCGCCGTCTTCTCGAGCAGCTCGAGCGCCTGCCGGGGATCGGCCCCCGGACCGCCCGGGCCCTGGTGGAGCACCTGCTGACGGTCGACGCCGGCGAGGTGGCCGAGCTCGCCGAGTCCCTCGCAGCCCTGCGCCGAGAGGTCCGGCTGTGCGAGCAGTGCTTCCTGCTCACCGAGGAGGAGCGCTGCCCGGTGTGCCTCGACCCGGGCCGCGATCGCAGCACCATCCTGGTCGTTGAGGAGCCGACCACGGCGTGGGCGGTCGAGGCCACCCGCGAGTACCGGGGCCTCTACCACGCGCTGCTCGGCCACCTGTCGCCGCTGCACGGCGTCGGGCCCGAGGACCTCACCATCGACCGCCTGGAGGAGCGGTGCCGGGGCGGCGAGGTCCGCGAGGTGATCCTGGCGACCAACCCGACGGTGGAGGGGGAGACCACGGCGCTCTACATCGTCCGGCGTCTGCAACCGCTCGGGCTCACCGTCAGCCGGCCCGCCTCCGGCATCCCGGTCGGCGGCGAGCTTTCGGCGGTGGATCAGCTGACGCTCGCGCAGGCGCTGCAGCTTCGCCGCAAGGTGTGA